In Labrus bergylta chromosome 5, fLabBer1.1, whole genome shotgun sequence, the genomic window CAGGTCCAGACTCGGTGAAGACTCGTTCTGCCTGCGGTCAGACTCCTTTCTTTGTGGCTGTAGAACGAGGTCTGATAGAAAAcgcctccttcctcctccaacATGGAGCTGATCCGGACTGCCAGGACCAAGAACTAGACTCTCCGATGTTTGTGGGTACGCTGACCAACATTTAACTGCTTTGAGGTCGTATAGGAGGGTTCACTTATACTTTCTTTTATTCCAATATGTTGGAGATATCACAGTGGATCGaggcagaaatcagagagagagagagagagagagtggggaatgacatgcagttCTTCAGTCAGACATCAGTTTTTCCTTCACAAGtgaaggtgtgagctgtgtataaatgtattataataaCTGTATATCTTATTCTATTTACTTATTgtcattacatttttactttgcaCTTTATCTTTTACTTGATGACGCTTTACTTTGAGCTGCTGTTAGGCCTAAATCCGGATATATAAAGCCCTAACCATGACCTTAACCCTATCTTATGGAATCTGAGCTTTGCTTCCTTTAAACTTCCAAACAATCACTCAAGCTTCATGTGAAATCTGTGCAGCGCTCCGCTCAGGCCGCACTGACCTGGTGAAGCTGCTGCTCCACCTGGGCTCCAGGGTGAACCAGCAGAGCTGCAACGGCCGCCGTCCGCTCCACGAGGCCGCTCGTCTGGGGAACTTGGCGCTGGTGAAGCTGCTGTTGGAGGCCGGAGCTACGCCGGACCCTCACAGCCACTACGGGCTCACACCGCTGGCTCTGGCCGCTCAGGGAGGACACCTGGAGGTGGTGGAGACTCTGCTGAAGAGAGGTGAGCGAGCCAGATGTGCTGCTTGTCAATAGGCAAGGCAGACAACTGATTTGGGCTCCAGACCATTAGGGGGCCCAAAGCAGCAGTCTAAAATGTGCAAACTTTTGCAATGACGATAGGAAACCTCCCTGAGGGATCCCCATCTGACAGAACCAAATTGTTTTTTGCCAAGACTGTAGAACGGCCCCTGGAGAGAGCATGTTAAGAGTGTTTATTAAACTGGCTTTGCTTCAGTCAGCTTTAATAAGTCAAAGAAAGTTCAGCTGTTAATGAAACATGTGAACTAAGTTTTTTCAAGCGCAgatcttcctctctgtgtcgTTTGTCCCTCAGGTGCAGACGTTCTGTCCCAGGCTCACGACGAGGCGTCCATCCTGTACGAGGCGTGCTCATGTGGAGATCCTTCAGTCATCAGTCTGCTGCTCCAGTACGGAGCCGACGCCAACGTGGCCAAACACACGGGACACATGCCGATCCACAGATTGGCACACAGAGGACACCTGGAGTAAATATCACACTCTGATTcattaaaagaacaaaatatgTTTCATATGTAAGGCCTAAAACTAAATCAAGATTAAGGAGCTcgccattttgttttgttcaattcAAGTACTTCCATCAAgactacagtgtgtgtgtgtgtgtgtgtgtgtgtgtgtgtgtgtgtgtgtttcctcagaGCTCTGAAGCTGCTGATTCCGGTCACTTCTATGTCTGAGGTTAACGACAACGGGATGAGTCCTCtacactctgctgctgcaggaggacaaacacactgcctcaaggtgtgtgtgtgtgtgtgtgtgtgtgtgtgtgtgtgtgtgtgtgtgtgtgtgtgtgtgtgtgtgtgtgtgtgtgtgtgtgctttatcAGAGGTCCTTTTCACAAAGCAGGTTTTGGTGCCAACCCTGAACTGCAGGAAACTCTTGAGTTTTCTCAGAAAAGTTTTGTACTTTGTAAatttgtaaataataaatattaaattatttttaaaatgtaatcattaTATTTTTCCAAGTTTGGAATTAATCACATAATCTCTCCTCCGTTCAGGTCTTGCTGGATGCAGGTTATGACCCAAACTTCATGCTCCCGCCCTGGGTTCGTCGCAGCTTTGACGATGAGAGGAGGTCCGCGCTCTTCTTTGCCGTCTCCAATAACGACGTGCCATCAGCGAAGGTGCTGCTGGAGGGCGGAGCTATGGCCAACCAAGACCCAATCAAATGTTTGCAGGTACGCCAACACCATCCCTTTGCTTTGTGTCACcgactgtctctctctctccccactcaCAGCTTTACCTTTCATTAAAGTGGCTTGTGAGCAGCAAAAAAATATGATTCTTAATATTTGAACAAGGTTATAGTAATGCAGAGTTCAGGTATACACTAAAGGTTTGAGGGCGAGGATAGAATCGAGCTGCTTCTGTCAGTTCAAAAGTTGATTGTGTGCAGAGCGGGTCTATTTGAGAGCCGCTGATGCTGAGCGTGGACCAATCCAGCAGACACCATCTTCCCTCACTGAGCTCCACCTGTGGACCGGCAACAAAGatccacacaacacacagaggaCGCACTCCCAAGTAAACACaaggaacaaacaaacaaccgAAGATTCACAGGACAGACAGagcactcacacgcacacaaacacagacaacctCCAACAAGTAGTAACACAAACTTTGGCCCCCTGCAAAAGTTCCTCACACCTACAGGAGAGCCTGTTGCTGATCCAGTGAATGTGTCTTCACCTTCAGGTTGCTCTGCGTTCGGGCAACTACGAGTTgatcaacctgctgctgaggTTTGGAGCCAACGTCAACTATTACTGCAaagtgaacacaacacacttcCCCTCCGCCCTGCAGTACGCGCTCAAAGACGAGGTAAAAATACTTTAGAGAATATTGATTCAGATTCACAGATTTGTCCAGCGGCTACAGTGaggtgaagatgaagatgatgatttttttgtagATCCTTATTCATCCCAATTTGAAATAATTTGCACTTTTAAAGGCTCATTATCATCGGGAGGCCTTCTTGTCATCTTTATGTTTTATCTATGAAGggttatatgttttatttatttgattgtcCCCTTAGTCAGTCTCTATTTCAGTTGTTTAATTAATTTcttcttattgttttattgcTACAGAGAAATTTTCTTCTGTATTTTGTTGGTGGGGATTTGTACATTTACTAAACTTTCCTCAACTTCATGATTATTATGAtgaattattattgtttgtgtATCAGATGTTGCTCAGGATGCTGTGTAACTTTGGTTATGATGTCAAACGTTGCTTTGACTGTCCCTACGGCAACAACTCTCACATCCCTGAAGGCTACGAGGGCTGGAGCGACTGCGTCATCAAAGACACTTTGGTAATCAACAGggcaacaccccccccccccaaaaagaaaaagaaaaaaagagtttaacaTTAGATTCAGGAAAACCTCTTGAATATGCAATAGGTCCACAGGTAGAGTGCTCACAGGTTGACAGGTAGGAATGTCTGTCCTCATACTGGAAACACATGATGAAATGGTTTAGAGTCTTTCCACCAGCCTGCATCAGGCTCAGAGACGGGATGTTTTCTATTTGAAGACTGAGATCTTCATTGGTTTATTGCTGTTGAATGTAAAAGAGAATTTCAACAAATGCGTCAGAAAATTCTTCTAAAATGAACGTCAGATTCTAGCTTCAAAAACACTTCTTATCTTGTCTcctaagattaaaaaaacagatttttgtaGGTTTTCCTGATTTGTTTTGGTGGCTTCGGAGATATAATGTGATAAACTGTTTGAGAAGTGTTAAAAGATTGAATCACTGGAGAGCAAAAAATGTCTCTTaacaatgaaaaacacatgCCTTACATTTACTTTAATTTCTTGTTAAACCTCGACTTCATACATGGCAAGTAGGTGCGTCTCAGAACAGGGGCGGACAATCACAGCATGAAGGAACATTTCTGGAGCACACGGTGAATTCAGCTATTTTAATGTGATGACGTGTCGACACAGCAGGTGTCTTCCTCAGAGTCACCCTGAGGAAGACACCTGCTGTGTCCAAACCTGCTCCAACATGTGTCCGTGTATCAGCTCATCACTGCTCTGTTTATCAAAAACTATAAACTGGTCATAAACTATCTCTGTGTTGACTTATGGTGATCACTGAAGTGTAAAATGATCTAACATCGGtgtgagctgctgttaatactatctgtgtgtgtgtgtgtcagtgcagtTCTGTGAGGTAATCACCGTCTACTGGCTCAAAGACCTCTCGGGTCATTTGGTCCTCATCCTGCTGGACTACATGGATCATGTGACTCTGTGCTCCAAGCTGAAGGCGGCTGTgatggagcagcagcagtggccCGACATCTGCAGGCTGCAAGgtaaataaaaatctttaaaaaataaaaaataaaccctgTGTGgtgacaaacagaaaccagtgttctctctcctcttcagagAACGCCCGCTGTCTGAAGCATCTCTGTCGTCTGAGGATCCGTCAGTGTCTCGGCCGCCTTCGGCTCCGGTCTCCTGTCTTCATGAGCTTCCTGCCGTTGCCGGGGCGACTGAAGGACTACATCCAGTACAAAGAGTACGACCTTTATGGTCAGCAGAGCAGCACGCCGGGATGACGCAGGAGTGAGATATTACTCTATTTTTAGTCAAAAACCATCAGATATATTTACCATCTTATGATTACGCATCAACAGAAGAGCTTTGACACactgaaatatataaaaaaataaaggacttAACTGATATTTATGAGAAAAGAAGGTCATAGAATTAAAGGAAATAGTCCTTATTTGGTAAATGGAAAAAGCCTCTAGAAGTATTTCACAACTCTGATTTGAATTCTCCATCCGTAGCACAAGTAATTGCAATAAGTGATGTTTGTAAGCAGTCAACTTTTAAGGACTTGCCTGGATCCTTTTGGTCTTATAAAGTCCCTGccttcttttgtttaaaaaaacaccttatattgataaatattttgttaaacAGCCTCTTGTTAAAATAACTTTGCAGCTCTACTTTGGAtgaagttttttcttttcttgttacTGATaattaaggtcacatattattcaaaatacacttcaccatgtttctctaacactaatatgtgtctctagtccgtctacaaaccccccaatgatgagaaaagtccatcctctccgtcttttgcctgctccacttttcaaaaatgtgtgctcaatcAGACAAGATAAATGGATTATATTAAAATACtctttacactgtttatgatTAAGACAAAGAcccttttagtattttcttaaatagtttaaacatttcccttcataaaacagctgattacttgaacatataagccttgattatttatccatcattatttatattttgtttttgtcaatggggtagaaaagaaaaagtttatCTGAAACGATAAACTTTGCAAAGATTTGCCTTGAAttcaaaaaaaactttgagattaatatccCCTCGTCCTTTTTTCACTACAGACGAGAgatgcattgttaaaaaaaaagtaactaagtaacttttacttaaagtacattttaaacgagttactttttacttttacttgagtacatttataaactttaacttgtacttaagtaaaatgttattaaagtaacagtacttttacttgagtataatatattagtactcttcACACCTCTGAACAATACATGGaacgagaaagcccgagtacacccaagcccttccagagagggggcgtggtcagacacagctcatttacatatttaaaggtacagacacagaaacagcctgttctgagcagggctgaaatagaggggtttatagacatgatgaaatacaggatcagagtggatttagaacaagaaacttcacagacatgttttggggagctctgagacttatttacacttttaGAAAAGGAGAATGTGTGACCTTCAAGTACATTTATGCAGCagaatgccttttttttttttaaactatcatGTAAACTTTAGAAATCCAGCAGTGTtcaatgttgtaaaaaaaacactcagtgtgatttggcgccccctgctgtGTAGAGGATAAATTGATGTGTCTATGTGTTGAGTAAAAACACGAGCCCAAAAGCTTCTGGAAAGATTTAATCTCACGTACTTTCACTGTTCTAACAAACAGTCAGGATGATGTCAGATGCAGAAAACGCTGCTAAATAACTGATCGATCATGGAGGCTAACACTTATGAAGAATCATGATCTGAGAGAGGACACATGGACGTCACCGCTT contains:
- the asb14a gene encoding dynein axonemal heavy chain 12 isoform X1, whose amino-acid sequence is MEFGRFAAEDEDDEDADTQFMIEQSLLESNKSKETQRDSTTTQRGNKRSEKEDSGSGPESAHSSEIVTAIRQGGVGRGLLGNEKLLKDLSVRQKETFSQTDSRGWTPLHEAAAQSNQTVLEITFKASGPDSVKTRSACGQTPFFVAVERGLIENASFLLQHGADPDCQDQELDSPMFVALRSGRTDLVKLLLHLGSRVNQQSCNGRRPLHEAARLGNLALVKLLLEAGATPDPHSHYGLTPLALAAQGGHLEVVETLLKRGADVLSQAHDEASILYEACSCGDPSVISLLLQYGADANVAKHTGHMPIHRLAHRGHLEALKLLIPVTSMSEVNDNGMSPLHSAAAGGQTHCLKVLLDAGYDPNFMLPPWVRRSFDDERRSALFFAVSNNDVPSAKVLLEGGAMANQDPIKCLQVALRSGNYELINLLLRFGANVNYYCKVNTTHFPSALQYALKDEMLLRMLCNFGYDVKRCFDCPYGNNSHIPEGYEGWSDCVIKDTLFCEVITVYWLKDLSGHLVLILLDYMDHVTLCSKLKAAVMEQQQWPDICRLQENARCLKHLCRLRIRQCLGRLRLRSPVFMSFLPLPGRLKDYIQYKEYDLYGQQSSTPG
- the asb14a gene encoding dynein axonemal heavy chain 12 isoform X2 translates to MEFGRFAAEDEDDEDADTQFMIEQSLLESNKSKETQRDSTTTQRGNKSSGPESAHSSEIVTAIRQGGVGRGLLGNEKLLKDLSVRQKETFSQTDSRGWTPLHEAAAQSNQTVLEITFKASGPDSVKTRSACGQTPFFVAVERGLIENASFLLQHGADPDCQDQELDSPMFVALRSGRTDLVKLLLHLGSRVNQQSCNGRRPLHEAARLGNLALVKLLLEAGATPDPHSHYGLTPLALAAQGGHLEVVETLLKRGADVLSQAHDEASILYEACSCGDPSVISLLLQYGADANVAKHTGHMPIHRLAHRGHLEALKLLIPVTSMSEVNDNGMSPLHSAAAGGQTHCLKVLLDAGYDPNFMLPPWVRRSFDDERRSALFFAVSNNDVPSAKVLLEGGAMANQDPIKCLQVALRSGNYELINLLLRFGANVNYYCKVNTTHFPSALQYALKDEMLLRMLCNFGYDVKRCFDCPYGNNSHIPEGYEGWSDCVIKDTLFCEVITVYWLKDLSGHLVLILLDYMDHVTLCSKLKAAVMEQQQWPDICRLQENARCLKHLCRLRIRQCLGRLRLRSPVFMSFLPLPGRLKDYIQYKEYDLYGQQSSTPG
- the asb14a gene encoding ankyrin repeat and SOCS box protein 14 isoform X5, whose amino-acid sequence is MEFGRFAAEDEDDEDADTQFMIEQSLLESNKSKETQRDSTTTQRGNKRSEKEDSGSGPESAHSSEIVTAIRQGGVGRGLLGNEKLLKDLSVRQKETFSQTDSRGWTPLHEAAAQSNQTVLEITFKASGPDSVKTRSACGQTPFFVAVERGLIENASFLLQHGADPDCQDQELDSPMFVALRSGRTDLVKLLLHLGSRVNQQSCNGRRPLHEAARLGNLALVKLLLEAGATPDPHSHYGLTPLALAAQGGHLEVVETLLKRGADVLSQAHDEASILYEACSCGDPSVISLLLQYGADANVAKHTGHMPIHRLAHRGHLEALKLLIPVTSMSEVNDNGMSPLHSAAAGGQTHCLKVLLDAGYDPNFMLPPWVRRSFDDERRSALFFAVSNNDVPSAKVLLEGGAMANQDPIKCLQVALRSGNYELINLLLRFGANVNYYCKVNTTHFPSALQYALKDEMLLRMLCNFGYDVKRCFDCPYGNNSHIPEGYEGWSDCVIKDTLCSSVR
- the asb14a gene encoding dynein axonemal heavy chain 12 isoform X4; amino-acid sequence: MEFGRFAAEDEDDEDADTQFMIEQSLLESNKSKETQRDSTTTQRGNKSSGPESAHSSEIVTAIRQGNEKLLKDLSVRQKETFSQTDSRGWTPLHEAAAQSNQTVLEITFKASGPDSVKTRSACGQTPFFVAVERGLIENASFLLQHGADPDCQDQELDSPMFVALRSGRTDLVKLLLHLGSRVNQQSCNGRRPLHEAARLGNLALVKLLLEAGATPDPHSHYGLTPLALAAQGGHLEVVETLLKRGADVLSQAHDEASILYEACSCGDPSVISLLLQYGADANVAKHTGHMPIHRLAHRGHLEALKLLIPVTSMSEVNDNGMSPLHSAAAGGQTHCLKVLLDAGYDPNFMLPPWVRRSFDDERRSALFFAVSNNDVPSAKVLLEGGAMANQDPIKCLQVALRSGNYELINLLLRFGANVNYYCKVNTTHFPSALQYALKDEMLLRMLCNFGYDVKRCFDCPYGNNSHIPEGYEGWSDCVIKDTLFCEVITVYWLKDLSGHLVLILLDYMDHVTLCSKLKAAVMEQQQWPDICRLQENARCLKHLCRLRIRQCLGRLRLRSPVFMSFLPLPGRLKDYIQYKEYDLYGQQSSTPG
- the asb14a gene encoding dynein axonemal heavy chain 12 isoform X3, yielding MEFGRFAAEDEDDEDADTQFMIEQSLLESNKSKETQRDSTTTQRGNKRSEKEDSGSGPESAHSSEIVTAIRQGNEKLLKDLSVRQKETFSQTDSRGWTPLHEAAAQSNQTVLEITFKASGPDSVKTRSACGQTPFFVAVERGLIENASFLLQHGADPDCQDQELDSPMFVALRSGRTDLVKLLLHLGSRVNQQSCNGRRPLHEAARLGNLALVKLLLEAGATPDPHSHYGLTPLALAAQGGHLEVVETLLKRGADVLSQAHDEASILYEACSCGDPSVISLLLQYGADANVAKHTGHMPIHRLAHRGHLEALKLLIPVTSMSEVNDNGMSPLHSAAAGGQTHCLKVLLDAGYDPNFMLPPWVRRSFDDERRSALFFAVSNNDVPSAKVLLEGGAMANQDPIKCLQVALRSGNYELINLLLRFGANVNYYCKVNTTHFPSALQYALKDEMLLRMLCNFGYDVKRCFDCPYGNNSHIPEGYEGWSDCVIKDTLFCEVITVYWLKDLSGHLVLILLDYMDHVTLCSKLKAAVMEQQQWPDICRLQENARCLKHLCRLRIRQCLGRLRLRSPVFMSFLPLPGRLKDYIQYKEYDLYGQQSSTPG